A single genomic interval of Stieleria maiorica harbors:
- a CDS encoding GDSL-type esterase/lipase family protein yields MMRLFLLITSCLLVGPSIAPKLGAQESAPQGAESSEDLLAPYREAAEKRWAKDIAAFDELNNTQADTADAVLFIGSSSIRRWATMAVDMAPYQTIRRGYGGAKFTDMAVFVDRLVTPHRYRAIVMFVGNGVVGKEDDHTPDQIEALARHIVAVSQQHQPDAPFFLIEITPCESRFDAWSKIRAVNARLREIALSTPNTYFIPTASHYLKADGTPRAEFFVEDRLHLNEAGYDLWSTLIRRRLDDVLRAVAAEQRGESPKG; encoded by the coding sequence ATGATGCGATTGTTTTTGTTGATCACCTCTTGCTTGCTTGTTGGACCATCGATTGCTCCAAAGCTTGGCGCGCAAGAGTCGGCGCCGCAGGGAGCCGAGAGCTCCGAAGACTTGCTGGCACCTTACCGTGAAGCGGCGGAGAAACGTTGGGCCAAAGACATCGCCGCGTTTGACGAGTTGAACAACACCCAGGCGGACACGGCTGACGCGGTCCTGTTCATCGGCAGCAGCAGCATCCGGCGATGGGCGACGATGGCGGTCGACATGGCGCCGTACCAAACCATCCGTCGCGGCTATGGCGGGGCCAAGTTCACCGACATGGCGGTTTTCGTCGATCGCTTGGTGACGCCTCATCGGTATCGCGCGATCGTGATGTTCGTCGGCAACGGTGTGGTCGGAAAAGAAGACGATCACACGCCCGACCAGATCGAGGCACTCGCGCGGCACATCGTCGCGGTGTCGCAGCAACATCAGCCCGACGCGCCGTTTTTCTTGATCGAAATCACTCCGTGTGAAAGTCGTTTCGACGCCTGGTCCAAAATCCGAGCGGTCAATGCCCGGCTTCGTGAAATCGCGCTCTCGACACCCAACACCTACTTCATTCCCACCGCCAGCCATTACTTGAAAGCCGACGGCACGCCGCGGGCAGAGTTCTTCGTCGAAGACCGACTGCACCTTAACGAAGCCGGCTACGATCTGTGGTCGACATTGATTCGGCGACGATTGGATGATGTGTTGCGTGCGGTCGCTGCGGAGCAGCGGGGGGAGTCGCCTAAAGGCTAG
- a CDS encoding c-type cytochrome produces the protein MMNLIRIATVFLVVTFCCHAGLAVAAQTSSPAWIWGTRDRAPGQVVTLSHPFHVRSAVARATMHLAADFTRCTVRLNQRPLAQLDEFAPWMQWDVTDRLVAGSNHISLHCTSGEGPAAVALSIEIIYADGSVVTVASGDDWKTDHGTAVSLGTVAQEYWDVSDLAKISPLEDYEQWRRASGADVGTDPATFVTEPGFQVDLIRSATADEGSWVSMALDSQGRITIARENKGLLRMTLSPDGKRVRQVETINDDLLECRGLLYAYDSLYANANNSKGLYRLRDTDNDDQFDEVELLREFPGQVGHGRNDLALGPDGLIYSIHGDSVELAIDNIHDRTSPLRAARQGQHSEEGHLIRTDRDGSRWELVASGLRNPFGIDFNDDGEVFTYDADNEYDMGSPWYRPTRIVQLFSGGDYGWRRKTNGQWPPYFPDHSDNALPTVDVGKGSPTAVKSGRHSSFPRHYQKAIFALDWAYGRILACHLAPRGAGYACRVQTFLAGRPLNVTDLEFDADGDMFVITGGRKTRSALYRIRYIGRETEIPEPTTQQIERQLYSQTSRERRRVLASLHQQRPVETLSQTWIYLDDTDPLIRNTARVAIEHQPVEQWRDMAIAEVSPERAATALLALARSGRLADYRVILQRLDAMDVKTLTAYGKLSVLHAYRLTLRNASLDPKVIDATHLRLLRWLSSETGAAVAPLGSGAVVREELARLIADREVPGAVTPLTEMLRTAHGQRERMNALYMLCHQPHGWTMDDRTLFFEALGELERTAFSGAGMPGRLKQIRDHAVGHLSAEERETLGALIQPTTLDQTPPKKVLRPQVRTWTLSDLVTALDDVATPGDARRGEALFRDVLCASCHRVAGRGGVLGPDLSSVAARFSTRDILASIVTPSDVIAEKYLSVQVVTTDGKIVSGQIITGGDYRSSTLRLATDPLDPAKVVEIPKQDIQLHRPSDVSPMPEGLLDTLTAADIADLLAFLTQQH, from the coding sequence ATGATGAATCTGATCCGAATCGCAACTGTTTTCCTGGTCGTGACATTCTGTTGCCACGCGGGGCTAGCGGTCGCAGCCCAAACGTCTTCGCCCGCCTGGATTTGGGGCACCCGGGACCGCGCGCCCGGCCAGGTCGTCACCTTATCCCACCCCTTTCACGTTCGCTCCGCCGTCGCTCGTGCAACGATGCATCTGGCCGCGGACTTCACGCGATGTACGGTACGCTTGAATCAGCGACCGTTGGCTCAACTGGATGAATTCGCTCCGTGGATGCAGTGGGACGTGACCGACCGTCTTGTCGCGGGATCCAACCACATCTCGCTCCACTGCACCAGCGGCGAGGGGCCCGCCGCGGTCGCGCTCAGCATTGAGATCATTTACGCGGACGGATCGGTCGTGACCGTTGCCAGCGGGGATGATTGGAAAACGGACCACGGCACGGCAGTCTCCTTGGGCACCGTCGCCCAGGAGTACTGGGACGTTTCGGATTTGGCCAAGATCTCGCCGCTGGAGGACTACGAACAGTGGCGACGTGCCAGCGGTGCGGACGTGGGAACCGATCCCGCGACTTTCGTGACGGAGCCCGGTTTTCAAGTCGACTTGATCCGCTCGGCGACCGCCGACGAAGGCTCTTGGGTCAGCATGGCACTGGATTCCCAGGGACGCATCACGATCGCACGCGAAAACAAAGGCCTGTTGCGGATGACGCTTTCGCCGGACGGTAAACGCGTCCGACAGGTCGAAACGATCAATGATGATCTGCTGGAGTGCCGCGGGTTGCTCTATGCCTATGACAGCTTGTACGCCAACGCGAACAATTCCAAAGGCCTGTATCGCTTGCGTGACACCGACAACGACGACCAATTCGACGAAGTGGAACTGCTGCGTGAGTTTCCGGGTCAGGTGGGCCACGGACGAAACGATTTGGCGCTCGGCCCCGACGGCCTGATCTATTCGATCCACGGCGATTCGGTCGAACTGGCAATCGACAACATCCATGACCGCACTTCCCCATTGCGTGCCGCCCGCCAAGGACAGCATTCCGAAGAAGGCCATTTGATCCGCACCGATCGCGACGGATCGCGCTGGGAACTGGTCGCTTCGGGATTGAGAAATCCGTTCGGAATCGATTTCAACGATGACGGGGAAGTGTTCACTTACGATGCGGACAACGAATACGACATGGGTTCGCCCTGGTATCGCCCGACCCGAATCGTGCAACTGTTTTCCGGGGGCGATTACGGATGGCGACGGAAAACCAATGGACAATGGCCGCCCTATTTTCCCGATCACAGCGACAACGCGCTGCCGACCGTCGACGTCGGAAAAGGTTCGCCAACGGCGGTCAAGTCCGGTCGGCACAGTTCTTTCCCACGGCACTACCAAAAGGCGATCTTTGCTCTCGATTGGGCCTATGGTCGCATTCTGGCCTGCCACCTCGCACCACGTGGTGCAGGGTACGCCTGTCGCGTCCAAACCTTTCTCGCCGGACGCCCCCTGAATGTGACCGACTTGGAATTCGACGCCGACGGAGACATGTTCGTGATCACCGGAGGGCGCAAGACCCGATCAGCGCTTTATCGGATTCGCTATATCGGTCGGGAAACAGAAATCCCGGAGCCGACGACGCAGCAAATCGAGCGACAACTCTATTCGCAAACCTCACGTGAACGACGCCGAGTCCTTGCTTCGCTTCATCAGCAACGCCCCGTCGAAACTCTCTCACAGACGTGGATCTACCTCGATGACACTGACCCCCTGATTCGCAACACGGCGCGAGTCGCGATCGAACACCAACCGGTCGAGCAGTGGAGGGATATGGCGATCGCCGAGGTTTCGCCCGAGCGCGCCGCGACAGCATTGTTGGCACTTGCACGCTCCGGGCGACTTGCGGATTATCGCGTGATTTTGCAGCGGTTAGACGCAATGGACGTCAAGACACTCACCGCATACGGGAAACTGTCCGTGCTGCATGCGTATCGCCTGACGCTTCGAAATGCGTCGCTCGATCCAAAAGTCATTGATGCGACGCATCTGCGGTTACTTCGGTGGCTCTCGTCGGAAACCGGTGCGGCGGTCGCTCCGCTGGGCAGCGGAGCCGTGGTGCGAGAGGAACTGGCAAGATTGATCGCCGACCGAGAGGTCCCCGGTGCCGTCACCCCGTTGACCGAAATGCTGCGCACGGCTCACGGCCAGCGGGAACGGATGAATGCCCTTTACATGCTCTGCCATCAACCCCACGGATGGACGATGGACGACAGAACGTTGTTCTTCGAAGCGTTGGGCGAATTGGAGCGGACGGCGTTTTCCGGAGCCGGAATGCCCGGCCGGCTGAAACAAATCCGCGACCATGCCGTCGGGCACCTGTCGGCGGAAGAACGCGAGACACTCGGAGCATTGATTCAGCCAACGACGCTGGACCAAACGCCTCCGAAGAAGGTGTTGCGCCCGCAGGTGAGAACATGGACGCTCAGCGATCTCGTCACCGCGCTCGACGACGTCGCAACACCGGGTGATGCACGTCGTGGCGAAGCATTGTTCCGTGACGTCTTGTGTGCATCGTGCCATCGTGTGGCCGGCCGCGGCGGTGTACTCGGCCCCGACCTGTCTTCCGTCGCCGCCCGCTTTAGCACCCGCGACATCCTTGCGTCCATCGTCACACCATCGGACGTGATCGCCGAAAAGTACCTCAGTGTTCAAGTCGTGACGACCGACGGAAAAATCGTCAGCGGGCAAATCATCACCGGAGGAGACTACCGATCGTCAACGCTGCGACTGGCGACCGACCCGCTTGACCCGGCAAAGGTCGTCGAAATTCCAAAGCAAGACATCCAACTGCACCGTCCGTCGGACGTATCGCCGATGCCCGAGGGGCTGCTCGACACGCTCACGGCCGCCGACATCGCCGATCTTCTCGCCTTCCTGACCCAACAGCATTAA
- a CDS encoding metallophosphoesterase family protein has protein sequence MTIERIGRRAWLRNGTLVLAAGTLSSAALFSDALFADDDHAELRVGLVTDLHYADKPPAGTRHYRETLAKLAEAAAEFRRCRIDMLVELGDLIDAADTVETEQRYLTTVNREFSAICDDRHYVLGNHCVDTLKKDEFLGAVGQSESYYSFDRNGFHFVVLDSCFRADGQPYGRKNFQWTDANVPQEELDWLASDLAATDNRTIVLAHQRLDVSNNHGVKNNADVRRILEASGNVLAVFQGHSHQNDLNEIGGIHYCTLVAMVEGAGEENNGYSTMEIRQDGTIRVRGFRNQSSREFV, from the coding sequence ATGACGATCGAACGAATCGGCCGCCGGGCGTGGCTTCGCAACGGCACGCTTGTGTTGGCTGCCGGGACACTTTCCAGCGCGGCGTTGTTTTCCGACGCGCTGTTTGCCGACGATGATCACGCGGAATTGCGAGTCGGATTGGTTACTGACTTGCATTACGCGGACAAGCCGCCCGCAGGCACGCGGCACTATCGCGAAACGCTGGCCAAGCTTGCCGAGGCGGCGGCCGAATTCCGACGCTGCCGGATTGACATGCTGGTCGAACTCGGTGATTTGATCGATGCCGCTGACACGGTGGAAACCGAGCAACGGTATCTGACGACCGTCAACCGAGAGTTCTCGGCGATTTGTGACGACCGGCATTACGTGCTGGGCAACCATTGTGTCGACACGCTCAAGAAAGACGAGTTCCTCGGTGCGGTCGGGCAATCCGAGTCGTATTACTCGTTCGATCGCAACGGATTCCACTTCGTCGTCCTGGACTCCTGCTTTCGTGCCGACGGGCAGCCGTATGGCCGAAAGAACTTTCAGTGGACCGACGCGAACGTGCCCCAAGAGGAATTGGATTGGTTGGCATCGGATCTGGCAGCGACAGACAACCGGACCATCGTGCTGGCGCACCAGCGTTTGGACGTCAGCAACAATCACGGGGTGAAGAACAATGCTGACGTGCGAAGGATTCTGGAAGCGTCGGGAAACGTGCTGGCGGTGTTCCAGGGGCACAGCCACCAGAACGATTTGAATGAGATCGGCGGCATCCACTACTGCACGCTCGTGGCGATGGTCGAAGGGGCTGGAGAAGAAAACAACGGGTACTCCACCATGGAAATTCGACAAGACGGCACGATCCGCGTGAGAGGATTTCGCAACCAGTCCAGCCGAGAGTTTGTGTGA
- a CDS encoding endonuclease/exonuclease/phosphatase family protein — MFRIRLLLIAVCAVGLVATDATAADPVRLRVLSYNIHHGEGVDGKLDVERIARVISSVNPDIVALQEVDQNVSRSGSVDQPRELARLTKMDVVFGANIDLQGGHYGNAVLSRFPILRHQNRLLPNIDDGEQRGVIEAEIQVPSATTPIVVWATHFDHRRDDRERFASAAAIEQWIADRGKTSDEQPMLLMGDLNDVAGSRTLTRLETHWTRVNDVALPTIPVANPTRQIDFILYRPQSRWQVIETRVLDESVASDHRALLSVVELSAETDR, encoded by the coding sequence ATGTTCCGAATTCGACTCCTTCTGATTGCCGTTTGCGCGGTAGGGCTGGTTGCGACGGATGCAACAGCTGCCGATCCCGTTCGATTGCGCGTGCTCAGCTACAACATTCACCATGGCGAGGGTGTGGACGGAAAGCTGGACGTGGAGCGGATCGCGCGGGTGATCTCGTCCGTCAATCCGGACATCGTCGCGTTGCAAGAAGTCGATCAAAACGTCAGCCGCAGCGGCTCGGTCGACCAACCGCGTGAGCTGGCTCGATTGACGAAGATGGACGTCGTCTTTGGTGCGAACATCGATTTACAGGGTGGACACTACGGGAACGCGGTCCTGTCACGGTTCCCGATTCTTCGCCACCAGAATCGCCTGCTGCCGAACATCGACGATGGCGAGCAACGTGGCGTGATCGAAGCGGAAATTCAGGTGCCGTCGGCGACGACGCCGATTGTGGTGTGGGCGACACACTTTGATCATCGCCGCGACGACCGGGAACGGTTCGCGTCGGCGGCGGCGATCGAGCAGTGGATCGCGGATCGAGGAAAAACGTCCGACGAACAGCCCATGCTGTTGATGGGTGATTTGAACGATGTTGCAGGCAGCCGTACACTGACGCGGTTGGAAACGCACTGGACGCGAGTGAACGACGTCGCACTGCCGACGATTCCCGTCGCAAATCCGACGCGACAAATTGATTTCATCCTCTATCGTCCGCAGAGCCGTTGGCAAGTCATCGAGACGCGGGTTCTGGACGAATCCGTGGCCTCGGATCACCGGGCACTTTTGTCGGTCGTGGAATTGTCCGCTGAGACGGACCGATGA
- a CDS encoding 3-keto-disaccharide hydrolase, translated as MKSFHAMLFFSLLLPASVGWSADPAEHVGVGAKPIDGAEVIIDGTRQMLDEKWTYWEGPRFSSSLPIKWKIVDDPVDEGTSVMTDDRAADGGKYGTADIVTKKPYRDFRLHIEFLIMKPGGNSGVYLQNRFEIQVLDGDKSKHGMGAVINETESPYHAYNGIGKWNAYDIVFRAARFKDGKLVEKPMVTMYFNGQKVHVNQTINKVWGGPNSGVDGGNDNGFGITDSPQGLKLQCEGHDVRYRNAWIKELVLDEAETDF; from the coding sequence ATGAAATCCTTTCACGCGATGCTGTTTTTCTCCCTGTTGTTACCCGCCTCGGTCGGTTGGTCCGCCGACCCTGCCGAACACGTCGGTGTTGGCGCAAAGCCGATTGACGGTGCGGAGGTCATCATCGATGGCACTCGCCAAATGCTGGACGAAAAGTGGACGTACTGGGAAGGTCCGCGGTTCAGTTCCTCGTTGCCGATCAAATGGAAAATCGTCGATGACCCGGTCGACGAGGGGACCAGTGTGATGACCGATGACCGGGCGGCTGACGGTGGTAAATATGGCACGGCCGACATCGTGACCAAAAAGCCGTACCGGGATTTCCGATTGCACATCGAATTCCTGATCATGAAACCCGGCGGCAACAGCGGCGTGTATCTGCAGAACCGATTCGAGATTCAGGTGCTCGACGGTGACAAATCGAAACACGGCATGGGGGCGGTGATCAATGAAACCGAGTCGCCCTACCACGCCTACAACGGGATCGGAAAATGGAACGCGTACGACATCGTCTTTCGCGCCGCGCGTTTCAAGGACGGCAAGTTGGTGGAGAAACCGATGGTGACGATGTACTTCAACGGCCAGAAGGTGCACGTCAATCAAACGATCAATAAAGTCTGGGGCGGTCCGAATTCTGGGGTCGACGGCGGGAATGACAACGGATTCGGCATCACCGATTCACCGCAAGGATTGAAGCTTCAATGCGAAGGCCATGATGTGCGCTATCGCAATGCTTGGATCAAAGAATTGGTGCTTGATGAAGCGGAGACGGACTTTTGA
- a CDS encoding outer membrane protein assembly factor BamB family protein, whose amino-acid sequence MSRFRVVFFSAAFFGFVCLCQVLICGGEATAGDWSQFRGTNVDGVASTGDYPTEWSATENVRWSVALPQPGNGSPIVVDGNVFVCSVEDPKGLARSLLCFDADNGRQRWSRTVTLAEEMPTHKTNPYAGGTPASDGKRVVVWHATAGLHAYNMNGDPLWSRDLGEFRHMWGYGSSPIIVGDRVILNSGPGKQVFVAAFDVESGETLWRHDEPVAGDGERNAEGKYMGTWSTPVPIQRDGRPLVVVAMHERILALDVQTGDVEWFFRVKSDRGDLAYSSPIIEGNLCVFNAGFKGPTMAFEMKGQGDITGQQVWRIENNPQSIGTGVIRNGFVYRLGAGPNLIECLDLKSGKTQWQQRNKAAFWGSIAVADQTAYATDQSGNTIVFRLSPDEFVPIAQNPLDDSSNATPALAAGSIYLRTNQKLWCVE is encoded by the coding sequence ATGAGTCGCTTCAGAGTCGTATTTTTCAGTGCAGCGTTTTTCGGCTTCGTCTGTTTATGCCAGGTCTTGATTTGCGGAGGCGAGGCGACGGCGGGCGACTGGTCGCAGTTCCGCGGAACCAACGTCGACGGTGTGGCGTCAACGGGCGACTATCCGACCGAGTGGTCGGCTACCGAAAACGTGCGTTGGTCCGTCGCCTTGCCCCAACCCGGCAACGGCAGCCCGATCGTGGTCGACGGGAACGTGTTCGTCTGCAGCGTCGAAGACCCCAAAGGCCTCGCCCGCAGTCTGCTTTGTTTCGACGCCGACAACGGCCGTCAACGTTGGTCTCGGACCGTGACGCTGGCCGAAGAAATGCCGACCCACAAGACCAACCCCTACGCCGGCGGAACACCGGCCAGTGATGGGAAACGCGTCGTCGTCTGGCACGCCACCGCTGGCTTGCACGCGTACAACATGAACGGCGACCCACTTTGGTCGCGCGACTTGGGCGAGTTTCGACACATGTGGGGTTATGGTTCCAGCCCGATCATCGTCGGCGATCGCGTGATCTTGAACTCGGGGCCGGGCAAGCAAGTTTTCGTCGCGGCATTCGACGTCGAGTCGGGGGAAACGCTGTGGCGACACGATGAACCGGTCGCCGGGGACGGCGAGCGGAACGCCGAAGGGAAATACATGGGCACCTGGTCAACGCCCGTGCCGATCCAGCGCGACGGACGTCCGTTGGTCGTCGTCGCGATGCACGAACGCATCTTGGCCCTCGATGTCCAAACCGGCGATGTCGAGTGGTTCTTTCGCGTTAAAAGCGATCGCGGCGACTTGGCCTACAGTTCGCCGATCATCGAAGGCAACCTCTGCGTGTTCAATGCCGGATTCAAAGGCCCGACGATGGCGTTTGAAATGAAAGGCCAAGGCGACATCACCGGCCAGCAAGTTTGGCGGATCGAAAACAATCCCCAATCCATCGGCACCGGCGTCATTCGCAACGGATTTGTTTATCGCTTGGGCGCCGGACCCAACCTGATCGAATGCCTGGACCTGAAATCGGGAAAGACGCAGTGGCAACAACGCAACAAAGCCGCGTTCTGGGGCTCCATCGCAGTCGCTGATCAGACCGCCTACGCCACCGACCAATCCGGCAACACGATCGTGTTTCGGCTATCACCGGACGAGTTTGTTCCGATCGCACAGAACCCGCTGGACGATTCCAGCAACGCGACTCCGGCGCTGGCCGCCGGCAGCATCTACTTGCGGACGAATCAAAAACTGTGGTGCGTCGAGTGA
- a CDS encoding sigma-70 family RNA polymerase sigma factor, giving the protein MPDPTDVTRWIDQVKDGNSVAAVELWHHYYDRLIRAVRNRLRGQNRGASDEEDIVVSVFESFYRAAGQGRFPEMSDRDDLWRLLLKMSARKVIDKRRREQRQRRGDGNQPRSLAANRGDEDAIIDVIGDEPTPEMVAMMAESLQRLLSHLGEGQMREIAVGKMEGFSNAELATRLNCSERTIERRLHLIRETCQQQLMDEDESAH; this is encoded by the coding sequence ATGCCTGATCCCACCGACGTCACCCGCTGGATCGACCAAGTCAAAGACGGCAACTCCGTCGCGGCGGTCGAATTGTGGCATCACTACTACGACCGCCTGATCCGGGCCGTTCGTAACCGCCTGCGCGGACAAAACCGCGGCGCGTCGGATGAAGAAGACATCGTCGTCAGCGTGTTCGAAAGCTTCTACCGGGCGGCAGGCCAAGGCCGGTTTCCCGAAATGTCCGATCGTGACGACCTCTGGCGGCTGTTGCTGAAGATGTCGGCGCGAAAAGTGATCGATAAACGAAGACGCGAACAGCGGCAACGCAGGGGCGATGGCAATCAGCCCCGTTCGCTGGCGGCAAATCGCGGCGACGAAGACGCCATCATCGACGTGATCGGCGACGAACCGACCCCGGAAATGGTCGCAATGATGGCCGAATCCCTCCAACGTCTGCTTTCACATCTCGGTGAAGGTCAGATGCGGGAGATTGCGGTCGGAAAAATGGAAGGCTTCTCCAACGCCGAACTCGCCACGCGATTGAACTGTTCCGAGCGGACGATCGAACGCCGACTGCACCTGATCCGCGAAACCTGCCAGCAGCAGTTGATGGACGAGGATGAATCGGCACACTGA